A single Mercenaria mercenaria strain notata chromosome 9, MADL_Memer_1, whole genome shotgun sequence DNA region contains:
- the LOC128559304 gene encoding uncharacterized protein K02A2.6-like, whose translation MNALAMSVTTDVTQSPAAYSLVAPDSLKTVEPSEHVLPDSIVDSLSLSTKQWRKAQTDDATISSIITYLKDGVKPIAQQVNTDDPTVRKYIREWNRLELKDGVLYHKGHVNEQDYIQLVLPSHLREEIFLPLHDDLGHQGRDRTTSLFKQRFYWPGMDSWIEARIRQCDRCIKRKTLPSTSPLVNFKSSAPMEILCIDFLSFREI comes from the coding sequence ATGAATGCTTTAGCAATGTCTGTGACAACTGATGTCACACAATCTCCTGCTGCATACAGTCTAGTGGCACCAGACAGCTTAAAAACCGTAGAACCATCTGAACATGTTTTGCCAGATTCCATTGTAGACTCTCTGTCACTGAGTACAAAACAGTGGCGAAAGGCACAAACCGATGATGCCACCATTTCAAGTATAATTACTTACCTGAAGGATGGTGTAAAACCAATAGCTCAGCAGGTGAACACCGATGATCCAACAGTAAGAAAGTATATACGGGAATGGAATCGTCTTGAACTGAAGGACGGAGTTCTCTACCATAAAGGGCATGTGAACGAACAAGATTATATACAGTTAGTTCTACCCTCGCATCTTCGAGAGGAAATTTTCTTGCCTCTCCATGATGATCTAGGACACCAGGGGAGAGATAGAACTACTTCACTATTCAAACAGAGGTTCTACTGGCCTGGGATGGATTCATGGATCGAAGCACGAATCCGACAGTGCGATCGCTGCATTAAACGGAAGACATTACCATCTACTTCGCCATTAGTCAACTTCAAATCGTCAGCTCCTATGGAAATTCTCTGCATCGATTTCCTAAGTTTTAGAGAAATCTAA